AAATTGTCGGAAAAAAGAGCGGTAGCCGTGCGCGACCGTTTTATACAAGGTTACGGCATTGCTCAAAATCGTATCATTTATAATGGCTTAGGTGCTGCCATATCGGGCGGGGCTGCTAATGCCACCGACCGCCGCGTTGACCTAAACTGGGTTAAATAAGGTAAACAATTGTCTGAAAATTGGTTTCTTTGAAAACCCAAGGGGCAAGTAAATTTAGGTAGTTAAAATCCGGATAAGACAAGCATATAACTTGCATTATCCGGATATTTATTCTTAAACCAAACCAGCTTAAAAAGTTTGCCTTAGTTGATAATAGTTTTAAATGTAGCTTGCAAACTATTAAGTGCTTTTTTTATTGTTTGGTCATCTTCTTTCTTTTCAATTAGTTGGTGTAGTTTTTTGCTTTCGGCAACAAGTTTTTTTACGGCAAGTTTTATTTTTTGAGTTTTATAGGGGTTTGGTATTACCGATTTAGCCAAGTCAGAGCTCTTCTCCACTAAGTTATGGCTTTTTGCTTTTATCGGGGCTAAATTGTTCTGCTCACTTTGTTGAAAAAGGGGGGTAAATACGGAACTAAATTCGTGGAGTGCCTGCCACTCAACAAACTGATTTGACATAACATATTCGTCGTAACGTTTGCTAACTTCGGGCCAATTAATAACGTTCCAAATTGCCGACAAATAATCGCCGCGTTTATTTTGGTATTTTAAATAGTAGGCATGTTCCCAAACGTCAATGCCCAGCAAAGGGGTTCCTTTTTTTTCAACTATGTCCATTAGTGGGTTGTCTTGGTTGGCGGTAGCCGATACAAATAAATTATTTTTTGTATCAACGCAAAGCCATGCCCACCCCGAGCCAAACTGTGAAACAGCTGCTTTATTTAGCAAGATTTTTAAACTGTCAATACTGCCAAATTGTTTGTTGATGGCATCTTCAAGCGATTTTGTTGGTGTTGTGTTTTTTTCGGGGGTAAGAATTTGCCAAAACAAACTGTGGTTGTAATGCCCACCGGCGTTGTTTCTTACAGCATCCGGATAATAAGAAATTTGTTGCAACAAAGCTTCTAAGGGTAAATTTGCTGCTGTCGTTCCCGCTATGGCTTTATTTAAATTGTTTACATAAGCCTGGTGGTGTTTGCTGTGGTGTATTTCCATTGTTTGGGCATCTATAAACGGTTCAAGGGCAGCGTATTCATAGGGCAGGGCTGGCAAAGTATATGGCAACGATTGTGCCGTTATTGTTAGTTGTTGTACAAAGCAAATAGCGATAGCCGTGACCCACGCAGATAAACGAGAAATTACTTTCATGTTTAGTTAATATTTTAAATGATTAATAATAGTTACTAAATAAAAAAGATGGGTGGTGATTGATAAAAAAACGTACCACAAACAATCTTTAAATTTGACCTGATACTCGTTCATTAACCATCCGGATAATAAGTATCTGAATAGCTGTTGATGTGATTTTACGGTAAATCTGCTGTGCTGTTTGTTGTTAAATGTTTATTGTTTGCTGTTAGTATAACCTTTATTGAGTAAAAAAGTTTGCCAGCCTTCCAATAATTCGCCTTTTAACACCCTTGGAAACTTGTGCTGCCCCCCTAATTTGCCGCGCATTTGCATCCACTCGTAAAAGGTGTTTATAGGTAGTAGTTGCACGCGCACTTCTTTAATGGCCGAGGTGCGTTCAACGGCATAATCGTCGTTAATGGTTTTCAAATATTGGTCAATATAAGTGGCGGCAATGTTTGGGTCAATAGGTTGTTGGCAGCCCAAATACCACTGGTGGGCATACGAATTGCCGCAGGGCACGCCGGCTACAGTAAATTCGGGAATAACTGCATTAAGTTGCCGTTCGGTATGCACTATGGCCTGGCTAAGGTTGTCAACAGATAAATGTTCGCCGCACAGGCTTAAAAAATGTTTGGTCCGGCCGGTAACAATAATTTCGGCATTTTTTACATTGGTAAAACGTATGGTGTCGCCAATAGTATAGCGCCAGGCTCCGGCGCAGGTACTCATTACTATGGCATAATCAATGCCTTCTGTTACTTCATTAATAAACTGGGTTTGAGGATTTGGTTTGAGCGTGCCGTTGGCATCAAAATTGGTATCGTTAAAGGGTATAAATTCAAAAAAAATACCATTATTAAGCACCATTTTCATGGCTGTGGTATTGGGCTGGTTTTGAAAAGCAATAAATCCCTCAGACGACAAATAGGTATCAATAGTTACTAATTGGTGGTGTGTCAGTTGTTTAAATACACTACGGTACGGCTCGAAAGAAACACCACCATGTACTAAAACGTGTAAATTAGGCCAAATTTGGTGTATGTGCCCTATATTATGGCGTTTAATTATTGCCTGCATTAATAGTTGCACCCACGAGGGCACACCGCAAATAGTACCAATATCCCAGTTTGGGGCTAAGCGGGCTATTTCGTCAATTCGTTCGTTCCAGTTGGGCATACTAGCAATGCGTTGCCCCGGCTTATAAAAATTGCCAATCCAAAATGGCACTTGGCTAGCTAAAATTCCGCTTAAATCGCCCTCTTTATAATATAAATGGGTAGGTAGTTTTGTGCAGCCGCCTAAAACTAAAATTTGTTTTTCGAAAAAATTATTGGGCAAATTAAAATGGGTTAAATTCATAAACTGCCTGATATTGGCTTGTTGCATGGCGCGCATCATGGCTTTGGTAATAGGTATGCGTTTGCTGGGTGCGCCTGCTGTGCCCGAGCTGAGGGCAAAATAATTTACGCTTCCGGGCCATGTTATGTTTTCGGGTGGGGGTTGGTTTGGTTTCCAGTTGTGGTAGCCATGCCACCATTCGTTAAACAGTTTGTCGTAGTCAAAAACAGGTATGGTCTGTTTATATGCTTGGGCTAAGTTTTGCGCCTGCAATAACTTGCTAAAATGATAATACTGACCAAACCCTGTCCACTGGGCTTTTGAAATTAGTTTTTTTAATACTTTTTTTTGCAAATCCCAAGGCGAGGGGGCTGCTAATAAATTTGGCAGTGTGCGAGTATTAACGGCGGCATCTCCTAATTCGAGACCCTTTTTAATAAATAATCCGGATAAAGCCATGAGGTAGGGCATCTAAGTTGGGTTAACTGAACTATAGTTTAACTGTGTGAAAGGTATTTTAATGAGTGCTTCACAAATATACTGCTAATTAGTATTATTTAGACGTTCTCTGATGGTTTGTTTAGTAAAAAATTTAAAAAATATAGTAAATTTAAACAGCATATTAACTAAACAGAATGTTTCTTAATCCGGATGAATTATTTCACCCAAACTTGAATTTTGCGTTTAAATGCCTG
The sequence above is drawn from the Sphingobacteriales bacterium genome and encodes:
- a CDS encoding superoxide dismutase — encoded protein: MKVISRLSAWVTAIAICFVQQLTITAQSLPYTLPALPYEYAALEPFIDAQTMEIHHSKHHQAYVNNLNKAIAGTTAANLPLEALLQQISYYPDAVRNNAGGHYNHSLFWQILTPEKNTTPTKSLEDAINKQFGSIDSLKILLNKAAVSQFGSGWAWLCVDTKNNLFVSATANQDNPLMDIVEKKGTPLLGIDVWEHAYYLKYQNKRGDYLSAIWNVINWPEVSKRYDEYVMSNQFVEWQALHEFSSVFTPLFQQSEQNNLAPIKAKSHNLVEKSSDLAKSVIPNPYKTQKIKLAVKKLVAESKKLHQLIEKKEDDQTIKKALNSLQATFKTIIN
- a CDS encoding GH3 auxin-responsive promoter family protein — translated: MALSGLFIKKGLELGDAAVNTRTLPNLLAAPSPWDLQKKVLKKLISKAQWTGFGQYYHFSKLLQAQNLAQAYKQTIPVFDYDKLFNEWWHGYHNWKPNQPPPENITWPGSVNYFALSSGTAGAPSKRIPITKAMMRAMQQANIRQFMNLTHFNLPNNFFEKQILVLGGCTKLPTHLYYKEGDLSGILASQVPFWIGNFYKPGQRIASMPNWNERIDEIARLAPNWDIGTICGVPSWVQLLMQAIIKRHNIGHIHQIWPNLHVLVHGGVSFEPYRSVFKQLTHHQLVTIDTYLSSEGFIAFQNQPNTTAMKMVLNNGIFFEFIPFNDTNFDANGTLKPNPQTQFINEVTEGIDYAIVMSTCAGAWRYTIGDTIRFTNVKNAEIIVTGRTKHFLSLCGEHLSVDNLSQAIVHTERQLNAVIPEFTVAGVPCGNSYAHQWYLGCQQPIDPNIAATYIDQYLKTINDDYAVERTSAIKEVRVQLLPINTFYEWMQMRGKLGGQHKFPRVLKGELLEGWQTFLLNKGYTNSKQ